One genomic segment of Helianthus annuus cultivar XRQ/B chromosome 14, HanXRQr2.0-SUNRISE, whole genome shotgun sequence includes these proteins:
- the LOC110908816 gene encoding putative uncharacterized protein DDB_G0282133, which translates to MASMQIEVAASSSPFSYVSLRDHKRSANIMGYVNSQRASKNKSVDKDVDSSWLPSQSSKTDDSWLPTISHSSTHVTSESKGSRKVENDVDDSWLPAIGESNGKYGTNANELENDIDYSWLPSTFIDNAKHIQKNGNINKNTTKIKTKNTNMSMNKNKNNSDSNNNSNSNNSLKKKSDNDHWALARKVVFQCDQQNQNDCSHLQHNDSRSKSRYVVESPTLSGVSSILQRWKDLDEVKNSNGNGKKSPSNDDGSRSTCKDNKNNTSHSSPTSSTIEDSDANIESNKASLSRWLSCPLPSRHNKDSNPDGAEKEKIRVVDIIKKISREEELAASHATGHENQSLPPIQTTLHHKQNEGEHKGIKHVKIPRHLIRGRQAFETFLIQMERDKHRELKWLVDRRAVSKFPHRGRIQSLLRFKLLRLGPEPKPEDKVHRYHVSKPLESNNCLDIMDLRERFNSGIEKGAIDSTKDQRNDLKNNTNNESPATTTSTKLVEFKTRTKTTTSNKKQEPQPEPEPMTPNQSTQHSTTSSKDVVHKAKFVDSYSSPITRKDDLHDDDDEEDEFYEDEGQFMSAKTSYSQMEDRNRNRRMQALESFHDWMTDSDLDDDESYDTQRFDTYYDWISHISRPKCDWEDMRQARYQEMLHDYSSANGDIQRLLERKSVSSFLQSSLCDRIEQLMVSRIQHSHAEVEKQGVVLRNKEELRKEVEHEDGSMLDEDCRSKIKTKCSDYVDQTVYSELSWRPNDAACNSDTTTTTSPSINRSLSSNQSHNNSTPRSSPAISHQTIEMELIYDLRGHMEQLHHEIKDLRKSIKTCVNMQVKLQHSFNQSVGAATTRSVQRKEMKPPGIVKHNCFICYDAQVDSLLYRCGHMCTCFKCALELQHTSEECPVCEAPIVDVVKAMCS; encoded by the exons ATGGCGTCTATGCAGATTGAAGTGGCTGCATCTTCTTCACCATTTAGTTACGTCTCTCTAAGGGATCACAAGCGGTCTGCAAACATCATGGGATACGTTAATTCCCAACGTGCTAGCAAGAACAAATCTGTCGATAAAGATGTGGATTCATCATGGCTTCCCTCTCAGAGTTCAAAAACCGACGATTCTTGGCTGCCTACAATCAGCCACAGCTCGACTCATGTAACATCGGAATCCAAGGGTTCACGGAAAGTTGAAAATGATGTGGATGATTCTTGGCTTCCTGCCATTGGTGAAAGCAATGGGAAATATGGGACAAATGCAAATGAATTGGAGAATGATATTGATTATTCGTGGCTGCCGTCCACCTTCATTGACAATGCGAAACATATACAGAAGAATGGTAACATCAACAAGAACACGACCAAGATCAAGACAAAGAATACAAACATGAGCatgaataaaaacaaaaacaatagtGATAGTaacaataatagtaatagtaataacagTCTAAAGAAGAAATCAGATAATGACCATTGGGCGTTGGCCCGTAAGGTTGTTTTTCAATGCGATCAACAAAACCAAAATGATTGTTCACATCTTCAACACAACGATTCGCGTTCGAAATCAAGATATGTTGTGGAATCTCCAACTTTGAGTGGAGTTTCTTCCATTCTTCAAAGATGGAAAGATTTGGATGAAGTCAAGAACTCGAACGGAAATGGAAAAAAATCTCCTAGCAACGATGACGGTTCCAGATCAACTTGTAAGGATAATAAAAACAACACTTCACATAGCTCTCCAACTTCAAGCACCATTGAAGATTCTGATGCCAATATCGAATCTAATAAAGCAAGTCTCTCAAGGTGGCTTTCATGTCCGCTTCCGAGCCGCCATAACAAGGATTCAAACCCCGATGGTGCGGAAAAGGAGAAGATTCGGGTGGTAGATATCATCAAGAAGATATCAAGAGAAGAAGAATTGGCTGCTTCTCATGCTACTGGACACGAAAACCAATCATTGCCTCCAATTCAAACCACTTTACACCATAAACAAAATGAAGGAGAACACAAAGGTATCAAGCATGTTAAAATTCCGCGCCATTTGATACGAGGACGACAGGCTTTTGAAACATTTCTTATCCAAATGGAGCGTGATAAGCATCGCGAGCTCAAATGGCTGGTCGATCGTAGAGCTGTCTCAAAGTTTCCTCATCGAGGCCGTATCCAA TCTTTGCTTCGTTTTAAACTCCTACGTCTTGGACCTGAACCAAAACCAGAAGACAAAGTACATAGGTATCATGTATCAAAGCCATTGGAATCAAATAATTGCTTAGATATCATGGACCTAAG GGAAAGGTTTAACTCCGGAATTGAGAAAGGAGCAATTGATTCAACGAAAGACCAAAGAAATGATCTTAAGAACAACACCAACAATGAATCTCCGGCTACCACCACCTCTACTAAGTTGGTAGAATTTAAGACAAGGACCAAGACGACAACCAGCAACAAGAAACAAGAACCACAACCAGAACCTGAGCCCATGACTCCAAATCAATCAACACAACACTCCACGACTTCTAGTAAAGATGTGGTGCATAAAGCCAAATTTGTAGATAGTTATTCCAGCCCCATCACGCGTAAGGATGACctgcatgatgatgatgatgaagaagatgaattcTATGAAGATGAAGGTCAATTCATGTCAGCTAAAACCTCTTATAGTCAAATGGAAGATAGAAATAGGAATAGAAGGATGCAAGCATTAGAAAGCTTCCATGATTGGATGACAGATAGTGACTTGGATGATGACGAATCTTATGACACACAACGTTTCGACACATACTATGATTGGATCAGCCACATATCACGCCCAAAATGTGATTGGGAAGATATGAGGCAAGCAAGGTACCAAGAGATGCTTCATGATTACTCATCAGCAAACGGAGACATACAACGACTTCTTGAAAG AAAAAGTGTGTCTAGTTTTCTTCAGAGTAGTTTGTGTGACCGTATCGAACAACTAATGGTGAGTCGGATCCAGCACTCACATGCCGAAGTAGAAAAACAAGGCGTAGTATTAAGAAATAAAGAAGAGTTGAGGAAAGAAGTTGAACACGAAGATGGTTCAATGTTAGATGAAGATTGTAGGAGCAAAATCAAGACAAAATGTAGTGACTACGTAGATCAAACTGTATATTCAGAACTATCATGGAGACCTAATGATGCTGCTTGTAACTCGGATACAACGACTACAACATCTCCATCTATAAACCGCTCTTTATCGTCTAATCAGTCACATAACAATAGTACTCCACGATCCTCTCCCGCCATCAGTCATCAAACCATT GAGATGGAACTCATATATGACTTGAGAGGACACATGGAGCAACTCCATCACGAGATTAAGGATCTACGAAAATCTATAAAAACTTGTGTTAATATGCAAGTCAAACTGCAACATTCTTTTAACCAAAGTGTTGGTGCGGCCACAACTCGTTCAG TTCAAAGGAAGGAAATGAAGCCACCTGGTATTGTGAAACATAATTGCTTTATTTGCTATGATGCACAAGTCGATTCACTTCTATACAG ATGCGGGCATATGTGCACTTGCTTCAAATGTGCGTTGGAGTTGCAACACACTAGCGAGGAATGCCCAGTTTGTGAAGCTCCAATTGTAGATGTTGTGAAGGCAATGTGCTCCTGA
- the LOC110908814 gene encoding ribosomal protein S6 kinase alpha-5: MLKQDNRKSKGMRSDEVRMSLDDEELSVDKLMILAMSIALSERYTLEKILSATNNFSHENLIAEGALGKVYRGLNNDNNNLVIQKFDCKCGQGDELQREILTIKSLKHKNIVSFYKHFDEINDKIVIYEAFHGTLNQHLSDPTLTWSQRLQICLGVARGLNYIHYDIIHCDINSSKIILDGNWEPKIYGFEISTKYPRSLRHRLLFSRYFDTNNLTPKYDVYSFGVLMLEVLCGRKPVITNAGVDEELAEIIDPNLRKQMSAQTLALFTNIAYKCLNQQHVQRPTMDQIVKELEEVLELHWEHADLKDLSKAADEGTSSNNWKIPLREIRRATNGFSKACFVGSGGYADVYKAKLDFFNIDGLSSMEGKSKDEMPKISKTVAIKRISSRVDEQGKQGFLTEIELLTSCKHPNIVSLLGFCDEAGEMILVYEYAFKGSLGDYLVSGDKTTGILSWAERIQICLDIAHGISYLHTDMEGKPRIIHRDIKSDNILLDENLNAKLADFGLSKSHPMNQQPSTIYSKNIAGTTLYMDPEYMATGKYKRESDIYSFGVVLFEVLSGKVAYDSTYTNENDLGIAPVARRRFNEDTLKELIDPNIIEDDNDHVFSLNKGPNQDSFHTFSKIAYQCLAETQAKRPTIEVVIKELEKALELQGETVVLSRPRFSDLVLATENFVEKYYVGLDTIGMVYKAELDHFGNNRLLETEGKNSGEPSKKRISVAIKRITSREGEQGKQEFVEEIEMRTSYKHPNIVSLIGFCDEGDEMILVYEPVSERSLDDYLKSADKMDIFTWIHRLYMCLEIAQGLNHLHTKVVNPQRLIHIDIKSANILLDKNRGVKIAYFVISKLHSVLNQDIGMKVYEDPEYETTGKLKRESDVYSFGVVLFEIFCGKLAYDLVYTKENEKGLSPIARQCFDDGTIESIMDPKLKEETNEDISSSNRGPNRDSLDTFLKIAYQCLGEAAKRPTMEIVIMELKRAINFHDTKPVESR, from the exons ATGTTAAAGCAAGACAATCGCAAAAGCAAG GGAATGCGAAGCGATGAGGTCAGAATGTCATTAGATGACGAGGAGTTGTCAGTAGATAAGTTAATGATACTCGCGATGAGTATAGCATTATCAGAG AGATACACTCTTGAAAAGATATTATCTGCCACCAATAACTTCTCACATGAGAATCTGATAGCAGAAGGTGCATTAGGAAAGGTGTACAGAGGACTCAACAATGATAATAATAATTTGGTCATACAAAAGTTTGATTGTAAGTGTGGACAAGGAGACGAGTTACAAAGAGAGATATTAACGATTAAGAGTCTCAAGCATAAAAACATCGTCTCTTTCTATAAGCATTTTGATGAGATTAATGACAAGATCGTCATTTATGAAGCATTCCATGGAACTCTTAATCAACATCTAAGTGATCCAACTCTCACATGGTCACAAAGACTTCAAATATGTTTAGGTGTTGCGCGTGGGTTGAATTACATCCACTATGATATCATACATTGCGACATCAATAGCTCTAAAATAATTTTAGATGGAAACTGGGAACCCAAGATATATGGTTTCGAAATTTCCACAAAATATCCTCGAAGTTTGAGGCATCGTCTTCTCTTCTCTCGCTACTTTGACACCAACAATTTGACACCCAAATATGATGTTTACTCTTTTGGTGTGTTAATGCTTGAAGTCCTTTGTGGGAGGAAACCGGTGATTACAAACGCTGGTGTTGACGAAGAACTAGCAGAAATCATTGATCCTAATTTAAGGAAACAAATGAGCGCACAAACGTTGGCACTCTTCACAAACATAGCTTATAAGTGCTTGAATCAACAACATGTGCAACGTCCAACTATGGATCAAATTGTCAAAGAACTTGAGGAGGTGTTGGAACTTCATTGGGAACATGCTGATCTT AAGGACCTCTCAAAAGCTGCAGATGAAGGTACATCATCCAACAACTGGAAG ATCCCACTAAGAGAAATAAGGCGGGCTACAAATGGTTTCAGTAAAGCGTGTTTTGTTGGGTCTGGCGGGTATGCTGATGTGTACAAAGCAAAACTTGACTTCTTTAACATCGATGGTTTGTCATCCATGGAAGGGAAGAGTAAAGATGAAATGCCCAAGATAAGCAAAACTGTAGCTATAAAACGCATTTCTAGTAGAGTAGATGAGCAAGGTAAACAAGGGTTTTTAACAGAAATTGAATTGCTAACTAGTTGTAAGCATCCAAATATAGTTTCTCTCCTTGGTTTTTGTGACGAAGCTGGTGAAATGATTCTTGTTTATGAGTATGCCTTTAAAGGAAGTCTCGGTGATTACCTGGTAAGCGGTGATAAAACCACTGGTATTCTTTCTTGGGCGGAAAGAATACAGATTTGCCTTGATATTGCTCATGGAATTAGTTACCTTCACACTGACATGGAGGGAAAACCAAGGATAATACATCGAGATATAAAGAGTGATAACATTTTATTGGATGAAAATTTGAATGCAAAACTTGCTGACTTTGGGCTCTCCAAGTCCCATCCTATGAATCAACAACCTAGCACTATTTATTCAAAAAATATTGCAGGGACAACCTTATATATGGACCCAGAGTATATGGCTACAGGTAAGTATAAAAGGGAATCAGATATTTATTCCTTTGGAGTAGTTTTATTTGAGGTCTTATCTGGGAAAGTGGCGTATGATTCAACTTACACTAATGAAAATGACTTGGGGATTGCACCCGTTGCAAGGAGACGATTCAACGAGGACACGCTAAAGGAATTGATTGATCCTAACATAATAGAAGATGATAATGATCACGTTTTTTCTTTAAATAAAGGACCCAATCAAGATTCGTTCCACACATTTTCTAAAATCGCATATCAATGTTTAGCAGAAACTCAAGCCAAGCGTCCAACAATCGAAGTCGTCATTAAGGAACTTGAAAAAGCATTAGAATTGCAA GGGGAAACCGTTGTACTCTCAAGGCCTCGGTTCAGTGATTTAGTGTTGGCTACAGAGAACTTTGTTGAAAAATACTATGTTGGTTTAGACACAATTGGGATGGTGTACAAAGCTGAACTCGATCATTTTGGGAACAATCGTTTGTTGGAAACAGAAGGGAAGAATAGTGGTGAACCTTCTAAGAAACGCATTAGTGTAGCTATAAAACGCATCACTAGTAGAGAAGGTGAGCAAGGAAAACAGGAATTCGTTGAAGAGATTGAAATGCGTACCAGTTATAAGCATCCCAACATTGTTTCTCTTATTGGCTTTTGTGACGAAGGTGATGAAATGATCCTTGTCTATGAGCCTGTGTCTGAGAGAAGCCTTGATGACTATTTGAAAAGTGCTGATAAAATGGATATTTTTACGTGGATCCACCGTCTATACATGTGCCTTGAGATTGCACAGGGACTAAATCACCTTCACACCAAGGTGGTCAACCCGCAAAGGTTAATACACATTGACATAAAGAGTGCGAACATTCTGTTAGACAAAAACCGTGGGGTGAAAATTGCTTACTTTGTGATCTCCAAGTTACACAGTGTATTAAATCAAGATATAGGCATGAAAGTGTACGAAGATCCAGAATATGAAACAACAGGAAAATTGAAAAGAGAATCTGATGTTTACTCTTTTGGAGTTGTGCTTTTTGAAATCTTTTGTGGGAAATTGGCATATGATCTGGTTTACACTAAAGAAAATGAGAAAGGGCTTTCACCCATTGCTCGCCAATGTTTTGACGATGGAACCATAGAGAGTATAATGGATCCGAAGCTAAAAGAAGAAACCAATGAAGACATTTCCTCTTCAAATAGAGGACCCAACCGAGATTCTTTGGACACATTTTTAAAAATTGCATATCAATGTTTGGGGGAGGCTGCCAAGCGTCCTACCATGGAAATCGTGATCATGGAACTTAAGAGAGCAATTAACTTCCAT GACACCAAGCCTGTGGAATCTAGATGA